The following are encoded in a window of Cucurbita pepo subsp. pepo cultivar mu-cu-16 chromosome LG12, ASM280686v2, whole genome shotgun sequence genomic DNA:
- the LOC111807182 gene encoding TMV resistance protein N-like isoform X3, with protein sequence MAASSSSSSRLWKYDVFLSFRGEDTRGGFTDHLYEAFVQNGIHTFKDDDEMEEGTNIYSELFAAIEASRMAVVVISEHYASSRWCLAELVKILECREHMGMKVMPIFYKVDLSDVRNQRGSFGKAFLKHEARFGEDDSKVLQWRKALFEIAGLKAWASDNRTLESKLKEDICEAILRRIKPNLTLIEKEKVVGVTSKLNHLFSLLNPNSNDDDDDDDEDNNVILVGIHGMGGIGKSTIARVCYEQIRGEFKAHCFISNVREQFETAGITHLQSKLLSGITFSMKKIDKGDDLDGRALISKAISLKKTLLVLDDVDHLDQITKLIPDKDCFVDGSRVIITTRNADLLSTHGVKRMFKMEELEYEESLQLLSLNAFKERCPREGYLGQSDRIVKLAGGHPLALQVLGSSLQNKDLSVWDYVIERLKGGWSIDDKIFKCLKVSYDGLDDEQKEIFLDIACFFKGKRRDLVEEILDGCDLYAKRNVELLIQKSLITLSHPDRLQMHDLLQEMGRKVVHQKPVRDRLWCLNNIKSVVTEASIQSIFLKSTGKIVLIPLSLSRMHQLRLLNFHNVRLQDQSECCIPSELRYLKWKRYPFEFLPLNSEVDYNLIQLHMCYSNLKQLWHGEKNLEKLKYIKVGHSQKLFKTPNFTQLPNLERLDLEGCTNLSNIHPSIFIAKKLTFLSMKDCINITNLPLQITIHNLEVFILSGCSKLKKLPEFIGNTDSLLELRLDGTSIAELPSSVASLNRLTVLNLMNCKKLVSVTFSFNRLSSLESLNLCGCSKLGNRTRTLDGGAQRVTIKCNCNIETIPEGIEGLVWLRMLNLSNNSFTELPASLAQLHNLRSLNMNGCKKLVQVPELPARIMKLKMKDCISLKTSTAISKMDRLYFMTEVNLLNCYQLADDKHIQTLLTSWMQWMMSGFYDMQKTAFQTEKLSIMIPGSEIPDWFTTTKMGSSISMKWDPNARNGNKICFALCVVFGPTHPQNITTVVSFAISASMIIEKELDGSAREEDEACGHVFLGSGMETVDHVWMFVLPCTESYLEIEFRFGLRVNPSHSIPSMGLKKCGVRLINMEEDEAAVAWKGNFILLKNSFRLWQKLTVMKKRGHCRRL encoded by the exons ATGGCGGCTTCTTCGTCGTCGTCAAGTCGCCTTTGGAAATACGACGTGTTTCTAAGTTTTAGAGGCGAAGACACTCGCGGCGGTTTCACAGACCATCTCTACGAAGCCTTCGTACAGAACGGGATCCACACATTCAAAGACGACGACGAGATGGAAGAAGGAACAAACATTTATTCAGAGCTATTTGCAGCCATTGAGGCTTCGAGGATGGCCGTGGTTGTGATCTCAGAACACTACGCTTCTTCACGATGGTGCCTTGCGGAGTTGGTTAAGATACTCGAGTGCAGAGAGCATATGGGAATGAAGGTTATGCCTATCTTTTACAAAGTGGATCTTTCTGATGTTCGAAACCAGAGGGGAAGTTTTGGGAAAGCTTTTCTTAAACATGAAGCCAGATTTGGAGAAGACGACTCGAAGGTGCTTCAATGGAGGAAGGCTCTGTTTGAGATCGCCGGCCTTAAAGCTTGGGCTTCTGATAATCG AACGCTTGAATCAAAGCTTAAAGAAGACATCTGTGAAGCAATATTGAGAAGAATCAAACCTAATTTGACACtcattgagaaagaaaaagttgtgGGAGTCACTTCAAAACTAAACcatcttttttcccttttgaatCCAAACTcgaatgatgatgatgacgacgacgacgaggATAATAATGTGATCTTGGTGGGAATACATGGGATGGGTGGCATTGGCAAGTCAACCATAGCTCGAGTTTGTTACGAGCAAATTCGAGGCGAATTCAAAGCTCATTGCTTCATCTCCAACGTTCGAGAGCAATTCGAAACGGCTGGTATCACACATTTACAAAGCAAACTCCTCTCAGGAATAACATTCTCAATGAAGAAGATTGACAAAGGGGATGATCTAGATGGCAGGGCTTTGATTAGCAAAGCAATTTCCCTAAAGAAGACACTTCTTGTCCTAGATGATGTGGATCATCTTGACCAAATAACGAAATTGATACCCGACAAGGATTGCTTTGTCGATGGTAGCAGAGTCATCATCACAACAAGAAATGCTGATTTGCTATCGACACATGGGGTGAAAAGAATGTTCAAAATGGAAGAACTTGAGTACGAGGAATCCCTTCAACTCCTAAGTTTGAATGCTTTTAAGGAAAGGTGTCCAAGAGAAGGTTATTTGGGACAGTCCGACCGCATTGTTAAGCTTGCTGGTGGTCATCCTCTAGCACTTCAAGTCTTGGGGAGCTCTTTACAGAACAAAGATTTGAGCGTTTGGGATTACGTTATAGAAAGGCTCAAAGGAGGTTGGAGTATTGATGACAAGATTTTCAAGTGTCTTAAAGTAAGTTACGATGGGTTGGATGATGAGCAGAAGGAGATTTTTCTTGATATTGCTTGCTTCTTCAAGGGAAAGAGAAGGGATCTTGTAGAGGAAATACTGGATGGATGTGATTTATATGCCAAGAGAAACGTTGAACTTCTCATTCAAAAATCTCTCATAACTTTATCTCATCCTGATAGATTACAAATGCATGATTTATTGCAAGAAATGGGTCGAAAAGTTGTTCATCAAAAACCTGTTCGAGATCGGCTGTGGTGCCtcaacaacattaaaagtGTG GTCACAGAAGCATCGATCCAAAGCATATTTTTGAAGTCCACAGGAAAAATTGTTCTAATCCCACTCTCATTGTCAAGAATGCACCAACTTAGGTTGCTTAACTTTCACAATGTGAGACTGCAAGACCAATCGGAATGCTGCATTCCGAGTGAGTTAAGATATTTGAAGTGGAAAAGATATCCTTTTGAGTTTCTGCCATTGAATTCTGAAGTAGACTATAACCTCATTCAGCTCCACATGTGCTACAGCAATTTGAAACAACTTTGGCATGGAGAAAAG AATTTGGAGAAGCTGAAGTATATCAAAGTTGGGCACTCTCAGAAATTGTTCAAAACTCCAAACTTCACACAGCTTCCAAATCTAGAAAGATTAGATCTTGAAGGCTGCACTAATCTGAgcaacatccatccatccatatTCATTGCCAAAAAACTCACTTTTCTGAGTATGAAAGATTGCATCAATATCACTAATCTTCCCCTCCAGATTACCATACATAATCTTGAAGTTTTCATTCTCTCTGGTTGTTCAAAGCTCAAGAAGCTCCCTGAATTTATAGGCAATACAGATAGTTTACTGGAACTCCGTTTAGATGGCACCTCCATAGCTGAGCTACCTTCATCAGTTGCAAGCTTGAATCGCCTGACGGTactaaatttaatgaattgtAAGAAGTTGGTTTCTGTTACTTTTTCCTTTAACAGGCTATCCTCCCTTGAATCCCTCAATCTCTGTGGATGTTCAAAGCTTGGAAACCGAACAAGAACGTTGGACGGCGGTGCTCAACGTGTGACGATCAAATG CAATTGCAACATTGAAACGATCCCAGAAGGGATCGAGGGTTTGGTGTGGCTGAGAATGCTGAATCTAAGTAACAACAGCTTCACTGAGCTTCCAGCAAGCTTAGCTCAACTTCATAATCTAAGATCCTTAAACATGAATGGATGCAAGAAACTTGTGCAGGTTCCAGAGCTCCCGGCAAGGATTATGAAGTTGAAGATGAAGGATTGCATTTCACTGAAAACATCTACAGCCATTTCCAAGATGGACCGTTTGTACTTCATGACAGAGGTCAACCTTCTGAATTGCTACCAATTAGCCGACGATAAACACATCCAAACTTTGCTCACTTCATGGATGCAG TGGATGATGAGTGGATTTTATGATATGCAGAAGACGGCCTTCCAGACAGAAAAGCTAAGCATTATGATACCTGGGAGTGAGATTCCAGATTGGTTTACAACAACCAAAATGGGTTCTTCAATCAGTATGAAATGGGATCCAAATGCACGTAATGGCAACAAGatttgctttgctttgtgcGTGGTTTTTGGCCCGACTCACCCACAAAACATCACCACCGTCGTTTCCTTCGCCATTTCTGCATCAATGATCATTGAAAAGGAACTAGATGGGTCTGCTAGGGAGGAGGACGAAGCTTGTGGGCATGTGTTCTTGGGTTCAGGCATGGAAACGGTAGATCATGTTTGGATGTTCGTGTTGCCTTGCACCGAGTCATATTTGGAGATAGAGTTTCGATTTGGTCTCAGGGTTAATCCTTCTCACTCTATTCCTTCAATGGGTTTGAAAAAATGTGGAGTTCGTTTGATTAATATGGAAGAAGACGAGGCAGCCGTTGCATGGAAGGGCAATTTTATTCTCTTGAAGAACTCCTTCAGATTATGGCAAAAGTTGACAGTAATGAAGAAAAGAGGCCACTGCCGAAGACtttga
- the LOC111807182 gene encoding TMV resistance protein N-like isoform X2 has protein sequence MAASSSSSSRLWKYDVFLSFRGEDTRGGFTDHLYEAFVQNGIHTFKDDDEMEEGTNIYSELFAAIEASRMAVVVISEHYASSRWCLAELVKILECREHMGMKVMPIFYKVDLSDVRNQRGSFGKAFLKHEARFGEDDSKVLQWRKALFEIAGLKAWASDNRTLESKLKEDICEAILRRIKPNLTLIEKEKVVGVTSKLNHLFSLLNPNSNDDDDDDDEDNNVILVGIHGMGGIGKSTIARVCYEQIRGEFKAHCFISNVREQFETAGITHLQSKLLSGITFSMKKIDKGDDLDGRALISKAISLKKTLLVLDDVDHLDQITKLIPDKDCFVDGSRVIITTRNADLLSTHGVKRMFKMEELEYEESLQLLSLNAFKERCPREGYLGQSDRIVKLAGGHPLALQVLGSSLQNKDLSVWDYVIERLKGGWSIDDKIFKCLKVSYDGLDDEQKEIFLDIACFFKGKRRDLVEEILDGCDLYAKRNVELLIQKSLITLSHPDRLQMHDLLQEMGRKVVHQKPVRDRLWCLNNIKSVVTEASIQSIFLKSTGKIVLIPLSLSRMHQLRLLNFHNVRLQDQSECCIPSELRYLKWKRYPFEFLPLNSEVDYNLIQLHMCYSNLKQLWHGEKNLEKLKYIKVGHSQKLFKTPNFTQLPNLERLDLEGCTNLSNIHPSIFIAKKLTFLSMKDCINITNLPLQITIHNLEVFILSGCSKLKKLPEFIGNTDSLLELRLDGTSIAELPSSVASLNRLTVLNLMNCKKLVSVTFSFNRLSSLESLNLCGCSKLGNRTRTLDGGAQRVTIKWLVLSLYRAPRSGVFGIPSMSGIYSLTELNLSNCNIETIPEGIEGLVWLRMLNLSNNSFTELPASLAQLHNLRSLNMNGCKKLVQVPELPARIMKLKMKDCISLKTSTAISKMDRLYFMTEVNLLNCYQLADDKHIQTLLTSWMQKTAFQTEKLSIMIPGSEIPDWFTTTKMGSSISMKWDPNARNGNKICFALCVVFGPTHPQNITTVVSFAISASMIIEKELDGSAREEDEACGHVFLGSGMETVDHVWMFVLPCTESYLEIEFRFGLRVNPSHSIPSMGLKKCGVRLINMEEDEAAVAWKGNFILLKNSFRLWQKLTVMKKRGHCRRL, from the exons ATGGCGGCTTCTTCGTCGTCGTCAAGTCGCCTTTGGAAATACGACGTGTTTCTAAGTTTTAGAGGCGAAGACACTCGCGGCGGTTTCACAGACCATCTCTACGAAGCCTTCGTACAGAACGGGATCCACACATTCAAAGACGACGACGAGATGGAAGAAGGAACAAACATTTATTCAGAGCTATTTGCAGCCATTGAGGCTTCGAGGATGGCCGTGGTTGTGATCTCAGAACACTACGCTTCTTCACGATGGTGCCTTGCGGAGTTGGTTAAGATACTCGAGTGCAGAGAGCATATGGGAATGAAGGTTATGCCTATCTTTTACAAAGTGGATCTTTCTGATGTTCGAAACCAGAGGGGAAGTTTTGGGAAAGCTTTTCTTAAACATGAAGCCAGATTTGGAGAAGACGACTCGAAGGTGCTTCAATGGAGGAAGGCTCTGTTTGAGATCGCCGGCCTTAAAGCTTGGGCTTCTGATAATCG AACGCTTGAATCAAAGCTTAAAGAAGACATCTGTGAAGCAATATTGAGAAGAATCAAACCTAATTTGACACtcattgagaaagaaaaagttgtgGGAGTCACTTCAAAACTAAACcatcttttttcccttttgaatCCAAACTcgaatgatgatgatgacgacgacgacgaggATAATAATGTGATCTTGGTGGGAATACATGGGATGGGTGGCATTGGCAAGTCAACCATAGCTCGAGTTTGTTACGAGCAAATTCGAGGCGAATTCAAAGCTCATTGCTTCATCTCCAACGTTCGAGAGCAATTCGAAACGGCTGGTATCACACATTTACAAAGCAAACTCCTCTCAGGAATAACATTCTCAATGAAGAAGATTGACAAAGGGGATGATCTAGATGGCAGGGCTTTGATTAGCAAAGCAATTTCCCTAAAGAAGACACTTCTTGTCCTAGATGATGTGGATCATCTTGACCAAATAACGAAATTGATACCCGACAAGGATTGCTTTGTCGATGGTAGCAGAGTCATCATCACAACAAGAAATGCTGATTTGCTATCGACACATGGGGTGAAAAGAATGTTCAAAATGGAAGAACTTGAGTACGAGGAATCCCTTCAACTCCTAAGTTTGAATGCTTTTAAGGAAAGGTGTCCAAGAGAAGGTTATTTGGGACAGTCCGACCGCATTGTTAAGCTTGCTGGTGGTCATCCTCTAGCACTTCAAGTCTTGGGGAGCTCTTTACAGAACAAAGATTTGAGCGTTTGGGATTACGTTATAGAAAGGCTCAAAGGAGGTTGGAGTATTGATGACAAGATTTTCAAGTGTCTTAAAGTAAGTTACGATGGGTTGGATGATGAGCAGAAGGAGATTTTTCTTGATATTGCTTGCTTCTTCAAGGGAAAGAGAAGGGATCTTGTAGAGGAAATACTGGATGGATGTGATTTATATGCCAAGAGAAACGTTGAACTTCTCATTCAAAAATCTCTCATAACTTTATCTCATCCTGATAGATTACAAATGCATGATTTATTGCAAGAAATGGGTCGAAAAGTTGTTCATCAAAAACCTGTTCGAGATCGGCTGTGGTGCCtcaacaacattaaaagtGTG GTCACAGAAGCATCGATCCAAAGCATATTTTTGAAGTCCACAGGAAAAATTGTTCTAATCCCACTCTCATTGTCAAGAATGCACCAACTTAGGTTGCTTAACTTTCACAATGTGAGACTGCAAGACCAATCGGAATGCTGCATTCCGAGTGAGTTAAGATATTTGAAGTGGAAAAGATATCCTTTTGAGTTTCTGCCATTGAATTCTGAAGTAGACTATAACCTCATTCAGCTCCACATGTGCTACAGCAATTTGAAACAACTTTGGCATGGAGAAAAG AATTTGGAGAAGCTGAAGTATATCAAAGTTGGGCACTCTCAGAAATTGTTCAAAACTCCAAACTTCACACAGCTTCCAAATCTAGAAAGATTAGATCTTGAAGGCTGCACTAATCTGAgcaacatccatccatccatatTCATTGCCAAAAAACTCACTTTTCTGAGTATGAAAGATTGCATCAATATCACTAATCTTCCCCTCCAGATTACCATACATAATCTTGAAGTTTTCATTCTCTCTGGTTGTTCAAAGCTCAAGAAGCTCCCTGAATTTATAGGCAATACAGATAGTTTACTGGAACTCCGTTTAGATGGCACCTCCATAGCTGAGCTACCTTCATCAGTTGCAAGCTTGAATCGCCTGACGGTactaaatttaatgaattgtAAGAAGTTGGTTTCTGTTACTTTTTCCTTTAACAGGCTATCCTCCCTTGAATCCCTCAATCTCTGTGGATGTTCAAAGCTTGGAAACCGAACAAGAACGTTGGACGGCGGTGCTCAACGTGTGACGATCAAATGGTTAGTCCTAAGTTTGTATAGAGCTCCAAGGAGCGGCGTTTTCGGAATCCCATCAATGTCTGGTATTTACTCTCTTACTGAATTGAATCTTAGCAATTGCAACATTGAAACGATCCCAGAAGGGATCGAGGGTTTGGTGTGGCTGAGAATGCTGAATCTAAGTAACAACAGCTTCACTGAGCTTCCAGCAAGCTTAGCTCAACTTCATAATCTAAGATCCTTAAACATGAATGGATGCAAGAAACTTGTGCAGGTTCCAGAGCTCCCGGCAAGGATTATGAAGTTGAAGATGAAGGATTGCATTTCACTGAAAACATCTACAGCCATTTCCAAGATGGACCGTTTGTACTTCATGACAGAGGTCAACCTTCTGAATTGCTACCAATTAGCCGACGATAAACACATCCAAACTTTGCTCACTTCATGGATGCAG AAGACGGCCTTCCAGACAGAAAAGCTAAGCATTATGATACCTGGGAGTGAGATTCCAGATTGGTTTACAACAACCAAAATGGGTTCTTCAATCAGTATGAAATGGGATCCAAATGCACGTAATGGCAACAAGatttgctttgctttgtgcGTGGTTTTTGGCCCGACTCACCCACAAAACATCACCACCGTCGTTTCCTTCGCCATTTCTGCATCAATGATCATTGAAAAGGAACTAGATGGGTCTGCTAGGGAGGAGGACGAAGCTTGTGGGCATGTGTTCTTGGGTTCAGGCATGGAAACGGTAGATCATGTTTGGATGTTCGTGTTGCCTTGCACCGAGTCATATTTGGAGATAGAGTTTCGATTTGGTCTCAGGGTTAATCCTTCTCACTCTATTCCTTCAATGGGTTTGAAAAAATGTGGAGTTCGTTTGATTAATATGGAAGAAGACGAGGCAGCCGTTGCATGGAAGGGCAATTTTATTCTCTTGAAGAACTCCTTCAGATTATGGCAAAAGTTGACAGTAATGAAGAAAAGAGGCCACTGCCGAAGACtttga
- the LOC111807182 gene encoding TMV resistance protein N-like isoform X1, which yields MAASSSSSSRLWKYDVFLSFRGEDTRGGFTDHLYEAFVQNGIHTFKDDDEMEEGTNIYSELFAAIEASRMAVVVISEHYASSRWCLAELVKILECREHMGMKVMPIFYKVDLSDVRNQRGSFGKAFLKHEARFGEDDSKVLQWRKALFEIAGLKAWASDNRTLESKLKEDICEAILRRIKPNLTLIEKEKVVGVTSKLNHLFSLLNPNSNDDDDDDDEDNNVILVGIHGMGGIGKSTIARVCYEQIRGEFKAHCFISNVREQFETAGITHLQSKLLSGITFSMKKIDKGDDLDGRALISKAISLKKTLLVLDDVDHLDQITKLIPDKDCFVDGSRVIITTRNADLLSTHGVKRMFKMEELEYEESLQLLSLNAFKERCPREGYLGQSDRIVKLAGGHPLALQVLGSSLQNKDLSVWDYVIERLKGGWSIDDKIFKCLKVSYDGLDDEQKEIFLDIACFFKGKRRDLVEEILDGCDLYAKRNVELLIQKSLITLSHPDRLQMHDLLQEMGRKVVHQKPVRDRLWCLNNIKSVVTEASIQSIFLKSTGKIVLIPLSLSRMHQLRLLNFHNVRLQDQSECCIPSELRYLKWKRYPFEFLPLNSEVDYNLIQLHMCYSNLKQLWHGEKNLEKLKYIKVGHSQKLFKTPNFTQLPNLERLDLEGCTNLSNIHPSIFIAKKLTFLSMKDCINITNLPLQITIHNLEVFILSGCSKLKKLPEFIGNTDSLLELRLDGTSIAELPSSVASLNRLTVLNLMNCKKLVSVTFSFNRLSSLESLNLCGCSKLGNRTRTLDGGAQRVTIKWLVLSLYRAPRSGVFGIPSMSGIYSLTELNLSNCNIETIPEGIEGLVWLRMLNLSNNSFTELPASLAQLHNLRSLNMNGCKKLVQVPELPARIMKLKMKDCISLKTSTAISKMDRLYFMTEVNLLNCYQLADDKHIQTLLTSWMQWMMSGFYDMQKTAFQTEKLSIMIPGSEIPDWFTTTKMGSSISMKWDPNARNGNKICFALCVVFGPTHPQNITTVVSFAISASMIIEKELDGSAREEDEACGHVFLGSGMETVDHVWMFVLPCTESYLEIEFRFGLRVNPSHSIPSMGLKKCGVRLINMEEDEAAVAWKGNFILLKNSFRLWQKLTVMKKRGHCRRL from the exons ATGGCGGCTTCTTCGTCGTCGTCAAGTCGCCTTTGGAAATACGACGTGTTTCTAAGTTTTAGAGGCGAAGACACTCGCGGCGGTTTCACAGACCATCTCTACGAAGCCTTCGTACAGAACGGGATCCACACATTCAAAGACGACGACGAGATGGAAGAAGGAACAAACATTTATTCAGAGCTATTTGCAGCCATTGAGGCTTCGAGGATGGCCGTGGTTGTGATCTCAGAACACTACGCTTCTTCACGATGGTGCCTTGCGGAGTTGGTTAAGATACTCGAGTGCAGAGAGCATATGGGAATGAAGGTTATGCCTATCTTTTACAAAGTGGATCTTTCTGATGTTCGAAACCAGAGGGGAAGTTTTGGGAAAGCTTTTCTTAAACATGAAGCCAGATTTGGAGAAGACGACTCGAAGGTGCTTCAATGGAGGAAGGCTCTGTTTGAGATCGCCGGCCTTAAAGCTTGGGCTTCTGATAATCG AACGCTTGAATCAAAGCTTAAAGAAGACATCTGTGAAGCAATATTGAGAAGAATCAAACCTAATTTGACACtcattgagaaagaaaaagttgtgGGAGTCACTTCAAAACTAAACcatcttttttcccttttgaatCCAAACTcgaatgatgatgatgacgacgacgacgaggATAATAATGTGATCTTGGTGGGAATACATGGGATGGGTGGCATTGGCAAGTCAACCATAGCTCGAGTTTGTTACGAGCAAATTCGAGGCGAATTCAAAGCTCATTGCTTCATCTCCAACGTTCGAGAGCAATTCGAAACGGCTGGTATCACACATTTACAAAGCAAACTCCTCTCAGGAATAACATTCTCAATGAAGAAGATTGACAAAGGGGATGATCTAGATGGCAGGGCTTTGATTAGCAAAGCAATTTCCCTAAAGAAGACACTTCTTGTCCTAGATGATGTGGATCATCTTGACCAAATAACGAAATTGATACCCGACAAGGATTGCTTTGTCGATGGTAGCAGAGTCATCATCACAACAAGAAATGCTGATTTGCTATCGACACATGGGGTGAAAAGAATGTTCAAAATGGAAGAACTTGAGTACGAGGAATCCCTTCAACTCCTAAGTTTGAATGCTTTTAAGGAAAGGTGTCCAAGAGAAGGTTATTTGGGACAGTCCGACCGCATTGTTAAGCTTGCTGGTGGTCATCCTCTAGCACTTCAAGTCTTGGGGAGCTCTTTACAGAACAAAGATTTGAGCGTTTGGGATTACGTTATAGAAAGGCTCAAAGGAGGTTGGAGTATTGATGACAAGATTTTCAAGTGTCTTAAAGTAAGTTACGATGGGTTGGATGATGAGCAGAAGGAGATTTTTCTTGATATTGCTTGCTTCTTCAAGGGAAAGAGAAGGGATCTTGTAGAGGAAATACTGGATGGATGTGATTTATATGCCAAGAGAAACGTTGAACTTCTCATTCAAAAATCTCTCATAACTTTATCTCATCCTGATAGATTACAAATGCATGATTTATTGCAAGAAATGGGTCGAAAAGTTGTTCATCAAAAACCTGTTCGAGATCGGCTGTGGTGCCtcaacaacattaaaagtGTG GTCACAGAAGCATCGATCCAAAGCATATTTTTGAAGTCCACAGGAAAAATTGTTCTAATCCCACTCTCATTGTCAAGAATGCACCAACTTAGGTTGCTTAACTTTCACAATGTGAGACTGCAAGACCAATCGGAATGCTGCATTCCGAGTGAGTTAAGATATTTGAAGTGGAAAAGATATCCTTTTGAGTTTCTGCCATTGAATTCTGAAGTAGACTATAACCTCATTCAGCTCCACATGTGCTACAGCAATTTGAAACAACTTTGGCATGGAGAAAAG AATTTGGAGAAGCTGAAGTATATCAAAGTTGGGCACTCTCAGAAATTGTTCAAAACTCCAAACTTCACACAGCTTCCAAATCTAGAAAGATTAGATCTTGAAGGCTGCACTAATCTGAgcaacatccatccatccatatTCATTGCCAAAAAACTCACTTTTCTGAGTATGAAAGATTGCATCAATATCACTAATCTTCCCCTCCAGATTACCATACATAATCTTGAAGTTTTCATTCTCTCTGGTTGTTCAAAGCTCAAGAAGCTCCCTGAATTTATAGGCAATACAGATAGTTTACTGGAACTCCGTTTAGATGGCACCTCCATAGCTGAGCTACCTTCATCAGTTGCAAGCTTGAATCGCCTGACGGTactaaatttaatgaattgtAAGAAGTTGGTTTCTGTTACTTTTTCCTTTAACAGGCTATCCTCCCTTGAATCCCTCAATCTCTGTGGATGTTCAAAGCTTGGAAACCGAACAAGAACGTTGGACGGCGGTGCTCAACGTGTGACGATCAAATGGTTAGTCCTAAGTTTGTATAGAGCTCCAAGGAGCGGCGTTTTCGGAATCCCATCAATGTCTGGTATTTACTCTCTTACTGAATTGAATCTTAGCAATTGCAACATTGAAACGATCCCAGAAGGGATCGAGGGTTTGGTGTGGCTGAGAATGCTGAATCTAAGTAACAACAGCTTCACTGAGCTTCCAGCAAGCTTAGCTCAACTTCATAATCTAAGATCCTTAAACATGAATGGATGCAAGAAACTTGTGCAGGTTCCAGAGCTCCCGGCAAGGATTATGAAGTTGAAGATGAAGGATTGCATTTCACTGAAAACATCTACAGCCATTTCCAAGATGGACCGTTTGTACTTCATGACAGAGGTCAACCTTCTGAATTGCTACCAATTAGCCGACGATAAACACATCCAAACTTTGCTCACTTCATGGATGCAG TGGATGATGAGTGGATTTTATGATATGCAGAAGACGGCCTTCCAGACAGAAAAGCTAAGCATTATGATACCTGGGAGTGAGATTCCAGATTGGTTTACAACAACCAAAATGGGTTCTTCAATCAGTATGAAATGGGATCCAAATGCACGTAATGGCAACAAGatttgctttgctttgtgcGTGGTTTTTGGCCCGACTCACCCACAAAACATCACCACCGTCGTTTCCTTCGCCATTTCTGCATCAATGATCATTGAAAAGGAACTAGATGGGTCTGCTAGGGAGGAGGACGAAGCTTGTGGGCATGTGTTCTTGGGTTCAGGCATGGAAACGGTAGATCATGTTTGGATGTTCGTGTTGCCTTGCACCGAGTCATATTTGGAGATAGAGTTTCGATTTGGTCTCAGGGTTAATCCTTCTCACTCTATTCCTTCAATGGGTTTGAAAAAATGTGGAGTTCGTTTGATTAATATGGAAGAAGACGAGGCAGCCGTTGCATGGAAGGGCAATTTTATTCTCTTGAAGAACTCCTTCAGATTATGGCAAAAGTTGACAGTAATGAAGAAAAGAGGCCACTGCCGAAGACtttga
- the LOC111807727 gene encoding pectinesterase inhibitor-like, whose translation MASSSFLAVSSLLAFVLSLLFFNGVVPMHAASPDDVVSTICKKTRNPSFCFNALKSAGTTDLKGLATFTLNLAHDKAVESHALAQSLASKATDPKLKERYSTCAELYDDATDDIEDGKSNLREGDYNGVNIKASAAMTEADDCLDSFTQPPKDPSALSGNGEAMENICSIILVIANLLLGRA comes from the coding sequence atggcatCTTCTAGTTTTCTTGCAGTCTCTTCTCTTTTAGCCTTCGTCCTTTcacttctcttcttcaatggGGTTGTGCCCATGCATGCAGCTTCCCCAGACGATGTCGTTTCCACCATCTGCAAGAAAACTAGAAACCCTTCTTTTTGCTTTAACGCGTTGAAATCCGCTGGCACCACAGACCTAAAAGGGCTAGCCACCTTCACCCTCAACCTCGCCCACGACAAGGCTGTTGAAAGCCATGCCCTTGCCCAGTCCCTGGCGTCCAAGGCAACCGATCCCAAGCTTAAGGAGCGCTATTCCACTTGTGCTGAACTCTACGACGATGCCACCGACGACATCGAGGATGGGAAGAGCAACTTGAGGGAAGGTGACTACAATGGCGTCAACATTAAGGCGTCCGCAGCCATGACGGAGGCCGACGACTGTCTAGATAGCTTCACACAGCCGCCGAAGGACCCATCGGCACTATCGGGCAACGGGGAGGCTATGGAAAATATTTGTAGTATCATCTTGGTTATAGCCAATCTTCTTCTTGGGCGTGCCTAA